From Pseudoalteromonas viridis, one genomic window encodes:
- the yiaA gene encoding inner membrane protein YiaA, whose amino-acid sequence MTHSTPYAPSKAFRLASVAALLIGIACYLIGLFNAQMALNEKGYYLIALLYGLFSAVSLQKCIRDRQEQIPTSNLYYLLSLASTVLAIVLLVFALWRAELLLSEKGFYGIAYLMSLYAAIAVQKNVRDSQSLEQDTSAPTANSTDGEE is encoded by the coding sequence ATGACCCATTCAACCCCTTATGCACCAAGTAAAGCATTTCGATTGGCCTCTGTGGCAGCCCTGCTGATTGGTATTGCCTGTTACCTGATTGGCCTGTTCAACGCACAAATGGCCTTAAATGAAAAAGGCTATTACCTGATTGCCCTGCTGTATGGACTGTTTTCTGCTGTATCACTACAAAAGTGTATTCGTGACCGGCAGGAGCAAATCCCGACCTCAAACCTCTATTATTTATTGAGCCTGGCCTCCACCGTGCTGGCCATCGTCTTACTGGTATTTGCCCTGTGGCGCGCCGAGTTACTGCTTAGTGAAAAGGGCTTTTATGGTATCGCGTATCTGATGAGCCTGTATGCCGCTATTGCCGTTCAAAAGAACGTTCGGGATAGTCAGAGCTTAGAGCAAGACACGTCCGCCCCCACCGCGAATAGCACGGATGGTGAAGAGTAA
- a CDS encoding discoidin domain-containing protein — protein sequence MLKLLGMSSIALLTSISAQAFTLIENVTITDDKITIPINGYSDPVIFTSVPTFNDKEAGVISISNVTDTSFDVQFKEWPYLDGTHGEEQVSFLVAEKGRHTLNDGSVWEVGEFTMTGTSTHQFFKESFAHAPHILLSGQTQNDLDAYALRVSSSSALAFGVTLDEQELGNSHNEESVGYLAVYSNTGAGVTNDGEAFNLTQQAINQTGFQTINGNLIVQEEQSRDTETSHLLEIINILSIKNQLFAQDITHFGKDTMALRLDTDSEFSIDPGEATGQYGNIALIGTNGLTESSYTASHSYSLDSASGAFDGYNSSSKINIDAGAKIKRGIWLSTYAQDHWLKVAFERQAYITSFRVFLYSGASNPGMGVKDVTLQVSQDNINFVDHESFSLAKSLDQLVTLAEPAIGKYIRLKITTTQGHGYRAIGELEYYGGFVSHDVVTPPEEPTPTAGTTCATIKQQQPDAATGIYQIDPDGNGGTPAFYAHCEMALNDGGWTLVAHHQDGLEAIVESTPVTQASAGVLRAQQWQAVQQGMTTGMMFVDEYAKVTQISKSKLTNGNCVAVQHIADLTQPQVPYDIGVLWQQEGTGCSLSGLDYSFISLSTKSTSRGDGYQRAGASLYQHNVKFDLWPYSNGVYSGAEQNTLFYYVK from the coding sequence ATGCTAAAACTTCTCGGAATGAGCTCAATTGCTCTGCTAACATCCATCAGTGCTCAGGCATTTACACTCATAGAAAATGTCACTATCACCGATGATAAAATCACCATTCCAATCAATGGCTACTCCGATCCGGTCATCTTCACTTCTGTACCCACCTTCAATGACAAGGAGGCTGGTGTTATTTCAATTTCCAATGTTACCGATACCAGCTTTGATGTTCAGTTCAAAGAATGGCCGTATCTGGATGGAACGCACGGTGAAGAACAGGTGTCGTTTCTTGTGGCTGAAAAAGGGCGCCATACTTTGAATGATGGCAGTGTCTGGGAAGTTGGTGAATTTACGATGACAGGCACCTCAACACACCAGTTTTTTAAGGAAAGTTTTGCCCATGCACCGCATATTCTGCTCAGCGGACAAACCCAAAACGACCTCGATGCCTATGCTTTACGCGTATCCAGTTCATCGGCACTTGCCTTTGGAGTAACGCTTGACGAGCAGGAGCTAGGCAATAGTCACAACGAAGAATCTGTCGGGTATCTGGCTGTTTATAGTAATACCGGTGCAGGTGTCACCAATGACGGTGAGGCTTTTAACCTGACCCAACAAGCTATCAACCAGACTGGCTTTCAAACCATCAATGGCAACTTGATCGTTCAGGAAGAACAATCAAGAGACACAGAAACCAGTCATTTGCTGGAAATCATTAATATTCTGTCTATCAAGAATCAGCTGTTTGCTCAGGATATTACTCACTTTGGCAAAGATACCATGGCACTGCGTCTCGATACCGACAGTGAGTTCTCTATCGATCCGGGCGAAGCCACGGGTCAATATGGCAATATTGCATTAATTGGCACCAATGGCCTGACGGAATCGTCGTACACTGCCAGCCACAGCTACTCTCTGGACAGTGCTTCAGGTGCGTTTGATGGCTATAACTCCTCAAGCAAAATTAACATTGATGCCGGTGCTAAAATTAAACGCGGTATTTGGTTGTCTACTTACGCGCAAGACCACTGGTTGAAAGTTGCCTTTGAACGCCAGGCATACATTACCTCTTTTCGGGTTTTCCTTTATTCCGGCGCATCAAACCCAGGTATGGGAGTCAAGGACGTAACACTTCAAGTCTCTCAGGACAATATTAATTTTGTTGACCACGAGTCGTTTTCACTGGCTAAAAGCCTCGACCAGCTTGTGACTCTTGCCGAGCCTGCGATCGGAAAGTATATCCGACTTAAGATAACCACCACTCAGGGGCACGGCTACAGAGCGATTGGCGAACTGGAATACTACGGAGGCTTTGTTTCCCATGACGTAGTAACACCACCGGAAGAACCAACGCCAACCGCTGGCACGACCTGTGCGACTATCAAACAACAGCAACCTGATGCCGCGACTGGCATTTATCAGATTGACCCCGACGGCAACGGCGGCACCCCTGCCTTTTATGCGCACTGCGAAATGGCGCTCAATGACGGGGGCTGGACTCTGGTCGCACACCATCAGGACGGCTTAGAAGCTATTGTTGAAAGCACTCCGGTCACTCAGGCCAGTGCTGGCGTACTTAGGGCGCAACAGTGGCAGGCAGTACAACAAGGTATGACCACAGGTATGATGTTCGTAGATGAATATGCCAAAGTAACACAGATCAGCAAATCAAAACTGACCAACGGAAATTGTGTTGCCGTGCAACATATAGCAGACCTGACTCAGCCACAAGTCCCCTATGATATTGGTGTATTGTGGCAACAAGAGGGAACTGGCTGTAGCCTTTCAGGCTTGGATTATTCATTTATTAGTCTGAGTACTAAATCGACCAGCCGGGGAGATGGGTACCAAAGAGCCGGTGCGTCTTTGTATCAACACAATGTCAAGTTTGACCTCTGGCCATATAGCAACGGCGTCTACAGTGGCGCTGAGCAAAACACCCTATTTTACTATGTGAAATAG
- a CDS encoding DUF2145 domain-containing protein, with amino-acid sequence MKWIQGLCMAAAFSASTHTFAGSQNSGEARFEANQIAQFAKQVERYAANQGAHVFVIGRVGRALEDLPKGIEFTHVALAVYSELTTTDGEKSRAMPFTIYIS; translated from the coding sequence ATGAAATGGATACAAGGACTGTGTATGGCCGCAGCATTTAGTGCCAGCACGCACACTTTTGCAGGCAGCCAGAATAGTGGCGAAGCCCGATTTGAAGCAAACCAGATTGCTCAGTTTGCCAAGCAGGTTGAGCGTTATGCTGCAAACCAGGGCGCACACGTATTTGTTATCGGCCGGGTTGGCCGAGCGCTGGAAGACTTGCCCAAGGGCATCGAATTTACCCATGTCGCCCTGGCGGTGTATTCCGAGCTCACAACCACCGATGGCGAAAAAAGCAGGGCTATGCCATTCACAATTTATATCAGCTGA
- a CDS encoding DUF2145 domain-containing protein, with product MSDDPGTSQLIVDYPTDFFWSVHDLKAAIAVPSRALQQKLLNAIAQGVPEKVHNPRYSVVANPFNNQKQNCTEHTLNVINAALYNTTDMAQLKVNTRAYFKPQTLTISRFKLALGAFFNEGIDSSDHQGKVKTTTFRAIAQYLNDNQLLAHSTVLTPDGPVELKYPL from the coding sequence CTGAGCGACGACCCCGGCACCAGTCAGCTGATAGTCGATTATCCAACGGACTTTTTCTGGTCAGTACATGACCTTAAAGCAGCTATTGCGGTCCCCAGCCGGGCATTACAACAAAAGTTGCTAAACGCCATTGCGCAGGGGGTACCAGAAAAGGTCCACAATCCACGCTACTCTGTGGTGGCCAACCCCTTTAATAATCAAAAACAGAACTGCACCGAGCATACGCTGAATGTGATCAATGCAGCATTATATAACACCACAGATATGGCACAGCTCAAAGTGAATACGCGGGCCTATTTTAAGCCGCAAACACTCACTATCAGCCGTTTTAAACTGGCACTGGGCGCGTTCTTTAACGAGGGCATCGACAGCAGCGACCATCAGGGTAAGGTCAAAACCACCACCTTTCGCGCTATCGCCCAATACCTGAACGACAATCAGTTGCTGGCCCACAGCACAGTGCTGACGCCGGACGGCCCGGTTGAATTGAAATACCCACTTTAG
- a CDS encoding LysE family translocator, producing the protein MIDVTLLPLFFTTIFFLVISPGPDLLLLSSYSATKGFWAGAYIALGILLAGFVQTTLMAFGLGQIMQTMPLVALAVKLVGAVYLAYLGVKMLLHWYKHRSMAPSQDKTDLADMGLKGAELIKRGCLNNLLNPKALLFFSLFLPQFTTADHDLSTQLIMLGLMLSVFAFIVNLLFAAAFSNLAKTIATRFKGIKRWAVHLDGVLGALFIALSARLALSK; encoded by the coding sequence ATGATAGATGTCACCTTATTACCTCTGTTTTTCACGACCATTTTCTTTTTGGTGATAAGCCCAGGTCCCGATCTTTTGCTGTTATCCAGTTATTCTGCAACGAAAGGGTTTTGGGCTGGGGCATATATTGCATTGGGGATCCTGCTTGCAGGCTTTGTGCAAACGACATTGATGGCTTTTGGCCTCGGCCAGATAATGCAAACCATGCCCCTGGTGGCGTTGGCAGTTAAGCTAGTTGGTGCCGTCTATCTGGCTTATCTGGGGGTGAAAATGTTACTGCATTGGTACAAACATCGCAGTATGGCCCCTTCTCAGGATAAAACAGATTTGGCCGACATGGGCCTTAAAGGCGCTGAGTTGATAAAGCGAGGGTGTCTTAATAATTTACTTAACCCCAAAGCGCTGTTGTTCTTTAGTTTGTTTTTACCTCAGTTTACCACTGCGGATCATGACCTGAGCACGCAATTAATCATGCTTGGACTGATGCTCAGTGTGTTTGCCTTTATCGTTAATCTATTGTTTGCCGCTGCGTTCAGTAATCTGGCGAAAACCATAGCAACGCGCTTTAAAGGAATAAAACGTTGGGCGGTTCATCTTGACGGTGTACTGGGGGCTTTGTTTATTGCGTTATCAGCACGTCTGGCACTGAGTAAGTAA
- a CDS encoding cytochrome-c peroxidase, with protein sequence MSTKYVVIVFSALIAVFLLLAAQFYFSDPHRHSQSSVYTSLELVSYEPQWVDAAIQPLPRIKQYDVGWVQLGKALFKSPLLSADNTTSCASCHDLYNGGDDGFPVSVGIDQQLGSRNAPSVINAVFNFRQFWDGRSADLTSQLPLPIHNPLEMASNWPQVIGKLNQQPHFVSSFKALSNDGITAENITKAIVAFQMSLVSENTPIDAYLLGDKQALSAQQQRGYRKFVELGCVTCHQGRNIGGNIYQKMGRLESMPGELLNDFGRYQLTRNEQDRFVFKVPSLRNVANTGPYFHNGSVAQLSDAIRLMARGQLGLEISDEDVADLEALLHAFSGELPRSLKE encoded by the coding sequence ATGAGTACCAAATATGTGGTGATTGTGTTTAGCGCACTGATAGCGGTATTTTTGCTCCTCGCCGCTCAGTTTTACTTTTCTGATCCGCATCGCCACAGCCAGTCTTCGGTCTATACCAGTTTAGAGCTTGTCAGTTATGAACCTCAATGGGTTGATGCGGCTATCCAGCCGTTGCCGCGGATAAAGCAGTACGATGTAGGCTGGGTACAGCTTGGCAAAGCTTTGTTTAAGAGCCCGCTGCTTTCGGCCGACAACACCACTTCCTGTGCATCCTGTCACGATTTATATAACGGCGGAGACGATGGTTTTCCCGTTTCTGTGGGCATAGATCAGCAACTGGGCAGTCGCAATGCGCCCAGCGTTATCAATGCGGTGTTTAATTTCAGGCAGTTCTGGGACGGGCGCAGCGCGGATTTAACCAGTCAGCTGCCATTGCCTATCCACAACCCGTTAGAGATGGCGAGTAACTGGCCTCAGGTGATAGGCAAATTAAACCAGCAGCCGCACTTTGTAAGCAGCTTTAAAGCTTTGTCGAATGATGGCATCACAGCTGAAAACATCACTAAGGCCATCGTAGCCTTTCAGATGTCACTGGTCTCTGAAAATACTCCCATTGACGCCTATCTGCTCGGGGACAAACAAGCGTTAAGTGCGCAACAGCAGCGCGGTTATCGCAAGTTTGTTGAGCTTGGCTGCGTGACTTGTCATCAGGGGCGCAATATCGGGGGCAATATTTATCAGAAAATGGGCCGTCTGGAGAGCATGCCCGGTGAGCTTCTGAACGACTTTGGCAGATATCAGCTGACCCGCAATGAACAAGACAGGTTTGTCTTCAAAGTACCGAGTTTACGTAATGTCGCCAACACCGGCCCGTATTTTCATAATGGCTCGGTGGCGCAATTGTCGGATGCCATCCGGCTGATGGCAAGAGGACAGCTGGGGCTTGAGATCAGCGATGAGGATGTGGCCGATCTGGAAGCCCTGCTACATGCTTTTTCCGGCGAACTTCCGAGGTCATTGAAAGAGTGA
- a CDS encoding fibrinogen-like YCDxxxxGGGW domain-containing protein has translation MKTQYQFSAITIALTLAIACQAHAETQEPMPTDSQIVADTDWQESSTSVTTLKQVGVGTTSPGEALHVIGNAIADDPLQPTHLVTKRYVDERFQSITDASAQQQQQIQSLQLRVAELENQYLAVRNDYTNVIRRLDKIEDTLSPTGRNCLDIKTQLPVAGTGFYLIDPDGENFGIDPFKVWCDMDYQGGGWTLFANHKDNIENIQEGEVISPAEFSVMKAQRWQALRQTVSGGMMFKDEHGRITQVYQAKMNNANCRNIYTDDSLAELSTRGDYGLIWHHEDTNCDVSWDFSGVMLGDKDSTRAATYTYQGASVIQAPNSKTRFDVWPYGSNESSRYQQDELLYFVK, from the coding sequence TTGAAAACACAATATCAATTCAGCGCCATCACAATCGCATTAACGCTGGCTATAGCCTGTCAAGCTCATGCAGAAACACAAGAGCCGATGCCCACAGACTCCCAAATCGTCGCGGATACGGACTGGCAGGAGTCATCGACCAGTGTCACAACACTCAAACAAGTGGGTGTTGGTACAACTTCTCCCGGTGAAGCACTCCACGTTATTGGTAACGCCATTGCGGATGACCCTTTGCAACCAACTCACTTGGTAACAAAACGCTATGTAGACGAGCGATTTCAGAGCATCACTGACGCCTCAGCGCAACAGCAGCAACAGATCCAATCTTTGCAACTGAGAGTAGCCGAGCTGGAAAATCAGTATCTGGCTGTTCGCAACGACTACACAAACGTGATCAGGCGTCTGGATAAAATTGAAGACACACTTTCTCCAACAGGTCGTAACTGCCTGGATATCAAAACTCAGTTACCGGTTGCCGGTACTGGCTTTTATCTTATTGATCCAGATGGTGAAAACTTTGGTATCGACCCCTTTAAAGTCTGGTGTGATATGGATTATCAGGGCGGAGGGTGGACCTTATTCGCAAATCACAAGGACAACATAGAGAATATACAGGAAGGGGAAGTAATATCGCCTGCTGAGTTTTCAGTTATGAAGGCGCAAAGATGGCAAGCGCTGAGACAAACCGTCTCGGGCGGCATGATGTTTAAAGATGAACATGGCCGCATTACTCAGGTCTATCAGGCAAAAATGAACAATGCAAATTGTCGGAATATTTACACCGATGATAGTCTGGCTGAGCTGTCAACGCGGGGAGATTATGGTTTAATTTGGCACCATGAGGACACCAACTGTGATGTATCGTGGGACTTCTCAGGTGTTATGTTAGGAGACAAAGATTCAACACGCGCTGCAACTTACACCTATCAGGGCGCCTCTGTAATTCAGGCTCCAAACTCCAAAACTCGATTCGATGTCTGGCCTTATGGTAGTAACGAAAGCTCTCGCTATCAGCAAGACGAATTACTGTACTTTGTAAAGTAA
- a CDS encoding hybrid sensor histidine kinase/response regulator, which produces MKYIIEVTVLLLIWWTGTQVIEQYQQLQNTQAKMALKTRLNRATTELSLETLSAMDSNIYHFDRHAQKQLEFESVYNELTSQHLLSDEMSQAVARFHDAIDTYMQLASMLKTSYRYIAKQELEKSAFSAQAQAVVSHSAALVSNLQVTNSHTVIEQVREQLAHTMASLEQFEQEDRSFRVMRLHIAFILENALTASNLLVPVQNSTLSTAILKDTQQLSEQVDVVYWQMIQSIFLFLVLVFTLVVIVLLRLMSGLKKANAQANQAAETKSLFLSNMSHEIRTPMNGIMGLTDILLATELTSVQRNYLEKVRFSANALTTIINDILDFSKIESKKLHIEQTPFQFEELLDNLRSLITPIANTKGVKLIFDIDPQLSEWYVGDPVRINQIMLNFASNAAKFTEEGAITLGVHRQPKDATSDWVEISVSDTGIGIEQDKVAQLFERFTQAESSTTRRYGGTGLGLTICKLLAELMQGEITVSSEVGVGSTFTVRLPMATLSQAPVANEAADKVVLAGSILIVEDDPIYMEVSVNIATSVGLTVARAHSGAEAEARLSSETFDMLLLDWVLPDCEANELLEKLEALAILPERVVIYTAHSEQSITPTVDYPILYKPLLKRDLIGIFIKDEAGDNAATQEQTPSASSDESPEASQTHTYRILLVEDNDINRIVATKLLDRFNLEIVIAENGLQAVDAIKACDGAFDLVFMDIQMPVMDGMEATRIVRQSFDESQLKIIALTANVMQSEVEKYLAIGMNDHLGKPFKTDELDRILNRYLFNVDKVEC; this is translated from the coding sequence GTGAAATATATTATTGAAGTCACAGTACTTTTGCTGATCTGGTGGACGGGCACTCAGGTCATTGAGCAATACCAGCAGCTGCAAAATACCCAGGCAAAAATGGCACTGAAAACGCGGCTCAACCGGGCAACGACTGAGCTGTCGCTCGAGACGCTCTCTGCGATGGACAGCAACATTTATCACTTTGACCGGCATGCGCAAAAGCAACTGGAGTTTGAGAGTGTATATAATGAGCTGACGTCGCAGCACTTACTGAGCGATGAAATGAGCCAGGCGGTTGCGCGGTTTCACGATGCCATAGATACCTATATGCAGCTGGCCTCAATGCTTAAGACCTCTTATCGTTACATCGCAAAACAGGAGCTTGAAAAAAGCGCATTTTCGGCGCAGGCTCAGGCCGTGGTGAGTCACAGCGCCGCGCTGGTGTCTAATTTGCAGGTGACCAATTCGCATACCGTTATTGAGCAGGTGCGAGAGCAGCTCGCGCACACCATGGCCTCGCTTGAGCAATTTGAACAGGAAGACCGCAGTTTCAGGGTCATGCGTTTGCATATCGCCTTTATTCTGGAAAACGCGCTAACGGCTTCTAACTTGCTGGTGCCTGTGCAAAATAGCACATTATCTACCGCTATTCTGAAAGACACCCAGCAGCTTAGTGAGCAAGTCGATGTTGTTTACTGGCAGATGATACAGTCGATTTTTCTCTTTCTTGTGTTGGTGTTTACCCTGGTTGTAATCGTGTTATTACGCCTGATGAGCGGCCTTAAAAAAGCCAATGCGCAGGCTAACCAGGCAGCCGAAACCAAGTCTTTGTTTTTATCCAATATGTCTCATGAGATCAGAACGCCAATGAACGGGATCATGGGCCTGACAGATATTCTGCTGGCGACGGAACTGACCTCAGTACAAAGAAATTATCTGGAGAAAGTGCGCTTTTCGGCCAATGCACTGACGACCATCATTAACGATATTCTCGATTTTTCAAAAATAGAGTCTAAAAAGCTGCACATTGAGCAAACCCCTTTTCAGTTTGAAGAGCTGCTGGATAACCTGAGATCCCTGATCACACCCATAGCCAACACCAAAGGGGTGAAGCTGATTTTTGATATCGACCCACAGCTCAGCGAATGGTATGTCGGCGATCCGGTTCGTATTAATCAGATTATGCTGAACTTTGCCTCTAACGCCGCTAAGTTTACCGAAGAAGGGGCAATTACACTCGGCGTGCATCGGCAACCTAAAGATGCCACCAGTGATTGGGTTGAGATTTCGGTCAGTGACACCGGCATCGGTATTGAGCAGGACAAAGTTGCGCAGCTGTTCGAGCGTTTTACTCAGGCCGAGTCTTCGACCACACGGCGCTATGGCGGCACCGGGCTGGGCTTGACCATTTGTAAACTGCTCGCAGAGCTGATGCAAGGGGAGATCACCGTCAGCAGTGAAGTTGGTGTTGGCTCAACATTCACAGTTCGTCTACCGATGGCAACGCTCAGCCAAGCGCCGGTGGCAAACGAAGCGGCAGATAAAGTTGTACTGGCAGGCTCGATACTGATCGTTGAAGATGACCCTATATACATGGAGGTCAGTGTCAATATTGCAACTTCGGTTGGGCTGACGGTTGCGCGTGCGCACAGTGGCGCCGAAGCCGAAGCGCGGTTGTCATCCGAAACCTTTGATATGCTGCTGCTTGACTGGGTGCTGCCAGACTGTGAAGCCAATGAGCTTTTAGAAAAACTTGAAGCCCTGGCGATATTGCCCGAAAGAGTGGTGATTTACACCGCGCACTCAGAGCAAAGTATAACGCCCACGGTTGATTATCCAATTCTCTACAAGCCTTTGTTAAAAAGAGATTTGATCGGTATTTTTATCAAAGATGAAGCAGGCGATAACGCGGCAACTCAAGAGCAGACGCCTTCAGCAAGCTCTGATGAATCGCCAGAGGCTTCTCAGACGCACACATACCGGATCTTACTGGTAGAAGACAATGATATTAACCGTATAGTGGCCACCAAACTCCTTGACCGGTTTAATTTGGAGATTGTGATTGCAGAAAATGGCCTGCAAGCCGTCGACGCAATCAAAGCCTGCGATGGCGCGTTTGATCTGGTTTTTATGGACATTCAGATGCCGGTAATGGATGGCATGGAAGCCACCCGCATTGTGCGGCAAAGCTTTGATGAGTCACAGCTCAAGATCATCGCCTTAACGGCCAATGTGATGCAAAGTGAGGTCGAAAAATACCTGGCAATTGGTATGAACGATCACCTTGGTAAGCCATTTAAAACCGATGAACTGGATAGAATTCTGAATCGGTATTTGTTCAACGTGGATAAAGTGGAATGCTAA
- a CDS encoding GGDEF domain-containing protein, producing the protein MEFDTTLTQSAHYLKQALPIMIRNRIPLTPLNYSICYCYVVGSQPELNVEFDQILARYQSCPPHLARELFDKYLSQQDLALFHEISHSFQGTIDQVQSGICETLESSQDFSAFLSECHYGLHSLKKRGSEHDPRAYDEVLEYVSRLTREAVAMQQNALGFQSKLEVAYDEIKLLKEALFASQREANTDKLTGLLNRGKFDEDIMSFCAQPRSKQKVLIFVDIDHFKRFNDDFGHQKGDDILRKVAEKLAHHAQGRGDAYRYGGEEFCLTLALSSVSEAVSFANMVRQDIRKLSVKDKKTGEPIRQITASFGIALYKDGAPWQSLIELADRALYLAKSHGRDRVEIAG; encoded by the coding sequence ATGGAATTTGATACAACACTGACTCAGTCTGCGCATTACCTTAAACAGGCGCTCCCCATTATGATCCGTAATCGGATCCCACTGACACCACTGAATTATTCAATTTGTTATTGTTATGTCGTGGGGTCGCAGCCTGAGCTGAATGTTGAGTTTGATCAGATTTTAGCCCGTTATCAAAGTTGCCCGCCACATCTGGCCAGAGAGCTGTTTGATAAGTACCTTTCTCAGCAAGATTTGGCCTTGTTTCATGAAATTTCTCATTCTTTTCAGGGCACTATAGATCAGGTCCAAAGCGGAATTTGTGAAACCCTGGAATCCTCGCAGGATTTTTCTGCTTTTCTGTCTGAGTGCCATTATGGATTGCATAGCCTGAAAAAGCGCGGCTCGGAGCATGATCCGCGTGCCTATGATGAAGTACTGGAATACGTATCCCGGCTAACCCGCGAAGCCGTCGCCATGCAGCAAAATGCACTGGGCTTTCAAAGTAAACTGGAAGTCGCTTACGACGAAATCAAGTTACTCAAAGAAGCATTGTTTGCCTCACAGCGAGAAGCCAATACCGACAAGCTTACAGGCCTTTTAAATCGTGGCAAATTCGATGAAGATATTATGAGCTTTTGTGCCCAGCCGCGAAGTAAGCAGAAAGTGTTGATATTTGTCGATATCGATCACTTTAAACGCTTTAACGACGATTTTGGTCATCAAAAAGGCGATGATATTCTTCGTAAAGTGGCTGAGAAACTGGCACATCATGCCCAAGGTCGTGGCGATGCTTATCGCTATGGTGGTGAAGAATTTTGCCTGACCCTGGCGCTGAGCAGTGTTAGTGAGGCGGTCAGTTTTGCCAACATGGTTCGTCAGGATATTCGTAAGCTTTCGGTCAAAGATAAAAAAACCGGTGAGCCTATCAGGCAGATCACGGCCAGCTTTGGGATAGCGCTATATAAAGACGGCGCGCCCTGGCAGAGCCTGATTGAACTGGCAGACAGAGCGCTTTATCTGGCCAAATCACACGGACGAGATCGGGTCGAAATTGCCGGCTAA
- a CDS encoding helix-turn-helix domain-containing protein, translating into MSQIPLITSTLKQLLKQHKLTYKEVANALDMSEANVKRVFATEQFSLQRLEQICDLMQLSLADLFELGEQKQSLVSQLTQDQEQELMENPKLFLVAVCVRDGWQFEDIVSQYQIDALDCIRLLARLDSLNMIQLLPNNRYKSLVAQDFRWIPGGPLERFIEQQVLTKFLQGDFNREDSFRFYLRGSYSEATISVVRRRLEQLTKEVAQLNQQDARLLLNKRQSVGLFLAMRPWQLGLFNDLRREDKAEAPVQSAKTSQP; encoded by the coding sequence TTGAGCCAGATCCCGTTAATTACTTCAACGCTTAAACAGCTATTGAAGCAGCACAAACTAACCTATAAAGAGGTCGCCAATGCACTGGACATGAGCGAGGCCAATGTTAAACGCGTGTTCGCCACAGAGCAGTTCAGCCTGCAACGGCTCGAGCAGATCTGCGACCTGATGCAGTTGTCTTTGGCGGACTTGTTTGAACTCGGTGAGCAAAAGCAGTCGCTGGTGAGCCAGCTTACGCAGGATCAGGAGCAGGAGTTAATGGAAAACCCCAAACTGTTTTTGGTGGCGGTGTGCGTACGTGATGGCTGGCAATTTGAAGACATTGTCTCTCAGTATCAAATTGATGCGCTCGATTGCATTCGTCTACTGGCACGATTGGATAGCCTGAACATGATCCAGCTGTTGCCCAACAATCGTTATAAGTCGCTGGTTGCGCAGGACTTTCGCTGGATCCCCGGTGGTCCGTTAGAGCGCTTTATTGAACAGCAGGTACTGACCAAGTTTTTACAGGGAGATTTTAACCGTGAGGATAGCTTTCGGTTTTATTTACGCGGCAGCTACAGTGAGGCCACCATCAGTGTGGTGCGACGTCGTCTGGAGCAGCTCACCAAAGAAGTTGCTCAGCTCAATCAACAAGACGCCCGTTTATTGCTGAATAAACGCCAGAGTGTCGGCCTGTTTCTGGCCATGCGTCCCTGGCAGCTGGGGCTGTTTAACGATCTCAGGCGCGAAGACAAAGCAGAAGCGCCTGTACAAAGTGCAAAAACCTCGCAACCATGA